In Callospermophilus lateralis isolate mCalLat2 chromosome 4, mCalLat2.hap1, whole genome shotgun sequence, one genomic interval encodes:
- the LOC143397383 gene encoding defensin beta 4A-like isoform X2, whose translation MKIQFLLLAFLLVFLLPPPGEMGHISNPVSCLRNGGLCRAACPRRLKKIGTCGISGPKCCRAK comes from the exons ATGAAGATCCAGTTCCTCCTCCTCGCGTTCCTCTTGGTGTTCCTGCTGCCTCCTCCAGGTGAGATGGGCC ATATCAGCAATCCTGTCAGCTGCCTCAGGAATGGAGGATTGTGTAGGGCTGCCTGCCCTAGACGTCTGAAGAAGATCGGCACCTGCGGCATTTCAGGGCCCAAATGCTGTCGGGCAAAGTGA
- the LOC143397383 gene encoding beta-defensin 3-like isoform X1, which translates to MKIQFLLLAFLLVFLLPPPVFPKYISNPVSCLRNGGLCRAACPRRLKKIGTCGISGPKCCRAK; encoded by the exons ATGAAGATCCAGTTCCTCCTCCTCGCGTTCCTCTTGGTGTTCCTGCTGCCTCCTCCAG tttttcctaAATATATCAGCAATCCTGTCAGCTGCCTCAGGAATGGAGGATTGTGTAGGGCTGCCTGCCCTAGACGTCTGAAGAAGATCGGCACCTGCGGCATTTCAGGGCCCAAATGCTGTCGGGCAAAGTGA
- the LOC143396387 gene encoding beta-defensin 103A-like → MRILYLLGVLLLLFLMPVPGHSGIISAVQRYYCRIRGGRCAMLGCLPKEEQIGRCSLRGRKCCRKKK, encoded by the exons ATGCGGATCCTGTACCTTCTGGGCGTGTTGCTCCTCTTGTTCCTGATGCCCgttccag GTCACAGTGGGATTATCAGCGCAGTACAGAGGTACTATTGCAGAATACGGGGCGGCCGGTGCGCCATGCTGGGCTGCCTCCCCAAGGAGGAGCAGATAGGCCGCTGCTCTCTCCGGGGTCGGAAATGCTGCCGGAAAAAGAAATAG